One genomic window of Sebaldella sp. S0638 includes the following:
- a CDS encoding deoxynucleoside kinase yields MNNYYMEYFKNLKTKESIMEGIICVDGVVGVGKSTLGKLIADKYNMIFFEEPVVNNPILDKFYYDRKRYSFPLQIFFLNKRFKAMKEAARINKCVMDRSIYGDVIFSRMLMEDGDMTHEEFELYEELLYNMLEHIQKPKLMIYLETSVDSAINKIKKRGREYELVVPREYWESLNDNYRAYFESYNISDILKINVDNMDFVSSYEDEEHILKLVDNKIKEIESQRK; encoded by the coding sequence ATGAATAATTACTATATGGAATATTTTAAAAATCTGAAGACTAAGGAGAGTATAATGGAAGGCATAATATGTGTAGACGGAGTAGTTGGTGTAGGCAAAAGCACACTGGGCAAATTAATAGCCGATAAATATAACATGATTTTTTTTGAGGAGCCTGTGGTCAATAATCCTATATTAGATAAATTTTATTATGACAGAAAGAGATACAGTTTTCCGCTGCAGATATTTTTTCTGAACAAAAGATTTAAAGCTATGAAAGAAGCTGCAAGAATAAATAAATGTGTAATGGACAGATCAATATACGGTGATGTTATATTTTCCAGAATGCTTATGGAAGACGGGGATATGACACATGAAGAATTCGAGCTTTATGAAGAGCTTCTTTATAATATGCTGGAACATATCCAAAAGCCGAAACTGATGATTTATCTTGAGACAAGCGTAGATTCTGCCATTAATAAAATAAAAAAAAGAGGCAGAGAATACGAACTGGTAGTTCCGAGAGAATACTGGGAAAGTCTTAATGATAACTACAGAGCGTATTTTGAGAGCTACAATATTTCAGATATTTTAAAAATAAATGTGGATAATATGGATTTTGTATCTAGTTACGAAGATGAGGAACATATACTGAAACTCGTTGATAATAAAATAAAAGAGATAGAAAGCCAGAGGAAATAA
- a CDS encoding aldehyde ferredoxin oxidoreductase N-terminal domain-containing protein: MIYEKYIRVLHVDLTAKKVRIEHREDLYEYLGGVGVASKLLEENMHPGLDPLDERQPVIFAIGAASTIFPVITKTVATFISPLTGEYGESYAGGRMAMSLFYAGYDAMVITGKSDKPVYVSIKKNNVEFKDARAMWGLDPNEVERILREREKGHRKRSIVSIGPAGENLSSFACVCVDIFRHFGRLGLGACFGSKNLKAVLTIGDKDIPIKDFKNYFSTYQEIYKECSETTAMTKYHDLGTPVNIEPLNAAGALPTRNLQQTSFENSEDISGETFADKNLVRKMSCTGCPVGCIHIGQLRRQFDKGHEYESLTVAYDYELIFSLGTFLGVKTSEEVLNLIDHVEKTGFDAMSMGVVLGWATEALAKGMITEEQTMLPLAFGDSESYAKAIEYTAKGINEFYRDLGKGSAYVSAKYGGSDFAMEISKNEMAGYHTGYGALVGAAVGTRHSHLCNGGYSIDQSGDGEFDGDKLVDKLYKVEVERCMLNSLIICLFARKVYSREKVLKVLNSIGRETTDEELTAISERIYRTKLRIKKALGYNQRDIKFPKRFFETESMNGKLSPEIAQELIDKFISKNEELMNREV; encoded by the coding sequence ATGATTTATGAAAAATATATAAGAGTATTACATGTAGATCTTACTGCTAAAAAAGTGAGAATAGAACACAGAGAAGATCTGTATGAATATCTTGGAGGAGTGGGTGTAGCTTCGAAGCTTCTTGAAGAAAACATGCATCCCGGTCTTGATCCTCTGGATGAAAGACAGCCGGTAATATTTGCTATAGGGGCTGCAAGTACAATATTCCCGGTTATTACAAAAACAGTAGCAACTTTCATATCACCGCTTACAGGAGAGTACGGTGAAAGCTATGCAGGCGGAAGAATGGCAATGTCTTTGTTTTATGCGGGATATGATGCAATGGTAATTACCGGAAAGTCAGATAAGCCGGTTTACGTATCTATAAAGAAGAATAATGTGGAATTCAAAGATGCAAGGGCAATGTGGGGCTTAGATCCCAATGAAGTAGAGAGAATACTTCGTGAAAGAGAAAAAGGTCACAGGAAGAGAAGTATAGTAAGTATTGGTCCGGCGGGAGAAAATCTGAGCAGTTTCGCATGTGTATGTGTGGATATTTTCAGACATTTTGGAAGGCTGGGGCTTGGAGCATGTTTTGGGAGTAAAAATCTAAAAGCTGTTCTGACAATAGGAGATAAGGATATTCCAATTAAAGATTTTAAAAATTATTTTTCAACATATCAGGAAATATATAAAGAATGCAGTGAAACAACAGCCATGACAAAATATCATGATCTGGGAACACCTGTTAATATAGAGCCGCTGAATGCTGCCGGAGCTCTTCCCACACGAAATCTCCAGCAGACATCTTTTGAAAACAGTGAAGATATATCAGGAGAAACTTTTGCAGATAAAAATCTTGTGAGAAAAATGTCATGCACCGGGTGTCCTGTGGGATGCATACATATTGGGCAGCTGAGAAGGCAGTTTGACAAAGGGCATGAATATGAGTCACTTACAGTGGCGTATGATTATGAACTGATATTTTCACTTGGGACTTTTCTCGGGGTTAAGACTTCAGAAGAGGTATTGAATTTAATTGATCATGTGGAGAAAACAGGATTTGATGCAATGTCCATGGGAGTGGTGCTTGGATGGGCAACCGAGGCTTTGGCAAAAGGTATGATAACAGAGGAACAGACGATGCTTCCCTTAGCTTTCGGAGATTCTGAAAGTTATGCGAAAGCTATAGAATATACAGCTAAAGGAATAAATGAATTTTACAGGGATCTTGGCAAGGGGTCTGCTTATGTTTCGGCAAAATACGGCGGATCAGACTTTGCAATGGAAATATCAAAAAATGAAATGGCGGGATATCACACAGGTTACGGCGCGCTTGTTGGAGCAGCCGTGGGAACGAGGCACTCGCATTTATGCAATGGAGGATATTCTATAGATCAGAGCGGTGACGGAGAATTTGACGGGGATAAACTGGTGGATAAGCTTTATAAAGTAGAAGTGGAAAGATGTATGCTTAATTCTCTGATAATATGCCTGTTCGCAAGAAAGGTATACAGCAGGGAAAAAGTTTTGAAAGTTTTGAATTCTATCGGCAGAGAAACAACAGATGAGGAACTTACTGCAATATCTGAAAGAATTTACAGAACAAAGCTGCGTATAAAAAAGGCTCTTGGCTATAATCAAAGAGATATAAAATTTCCTAAAAGATTTTTTGAAACCGAGAGTATGAACGGAAAGCTGAGTCCAGAAATTGCACAGGAATTAATAGATAAATTTATAAGCAAGAATGAAGAGCTTATGAACAGGGAAGTGTAG
- a CDS encoding 4Fe-4S dicluster domain-containing protein, translating into MSKVLRADEMKKCLGCFTCMNICSIVNHKSHSLTKSAIKIRTSGGIAGRFVGIVCLACKNDRACAESCPSGALEKRAGGGVKFISEKCIGCGSCEQACIVNAVHWDETEDRPIICKHCGACARFCPHDCLRMEEAGNDL; encoded by the coding sequence GTGTCAAAAGTACTTCGGGCAGATGAAATGAAAAAGTGTCTCGGTTGTTTTACATGCATGAATATATGTTCTATAGTAAATCATAAGAGTCATTCGTTAACTAAAAGCGCTATAAAAATCAGAACGAGCGGAGGTATAGCGGGAAGATTCGTAGGAATAGTATGTCTTGCATGTAAAAATGACAGAGCCTGCGCAGAATCATGCCCATCCGGAGCATTGGAAAAAAGAGCCGGCGGCGGTGTGAAATTCATTTCGGAGAAATGCATAGGATGCGGTTCTTGTGAACAGGCATGTATAGTAAATGCAGTTCATTGGGATGAAACAGAAGACAGACCGATAATATGCAAACATTGCGGTGCATGTGCCAGATTTTGCCCGCATGATTGTCTAAGAATGGAGGAGGCAGGAAATGATTTATGA